Proteins encoded in a region of the Diabrotica virgifera virgifera chromosome 4, PGI_DIABVI_V3a genome:
- the LOC126883387 gene encoding NADH dehydrogenase [ubiquinone] 1 alpha subcomplex subunit 6: MGWLCWILSLSFKCLDFHFSITSKVRLSYITNFRFLKRKYKFEMASQAIRRSVKEVKPILSLDREEARKRVLNLYKAWYRQLPYIVQNYDIPKNVEQCREKLRQEFTKFDDIKDIRLIDMLVIKGQMELKEVVNIWKQKGHIMSYFKDTIEPKPKDFLGKFLNGKD; the protein is encoded by the exons ATGGGTTGGTTATGCTGGATACTGTCATTGTCATTTAAATGTCttgattttcatttttcaataacGTCAAAAGTGAGGTTAAGTTACATCACtaatttcagatttttaaaaagaaaatacaaaTTTGAGATGGCTTCACAAGCTATCAGACGAAGTGTTAAAGAAGTTAAACCTATTCTTTCTTTAGACCGTgaagaagcacggaaaagagtCTTAAACTTATATAAAGCCTGGTACAGACAGCTCCCTTACATtg ttcaGAATTATGATATTCCAAAAAATGTTGAGCAATGTCGAGAAAAGCTAAGGCAGGAATTTACCAAGTTTGATGACATTAAAGACATTAGGCTGATTGATATGTTAGTTATCAAG gGCCAAATGGAGCTTAAAGAAGTTGTGAATATTTGGAAGCAAAAGGGTCACATTATGTCTTACTTCAAGGATACCATAGAACCAAAACCCAAAGATTTCTTGGGAAAATTCTTGAACGGCAAAGATTAG